In bacterium, the genomic window AACTGCTCAGTACCCGTCAAACTGGGAGCTATCGCAGGCCCGGGCCGATGCAGTGAGGCAGTACCTGATTACGAAGTGGGGCATTGCGCCGGAACGGCTCACCGCCCACGGCTACGGCGACACCCAGCCCATTGCCCCGAACACTACTGAAGAGGGCATGGCCAAGAACCGGCGCACCGAGTTCCGTATCACCGGGCAGCAGTAACCCCTGCTTCTTACGGTACGCCCGCCCGTGAGTACCAAGATGTCCGCGGTGAGGACGCGCCTCCCGGTCATGGGTTGCGTTCTGCTGTCCGCTATCTTCCTTGCTTCCATTGCCGTTGCTCAAGTGAGTTGGCGGAGAGACTATGGTGGGACAAACCACGATGAGGGACGTTCGGTCCAGCAGACTGCTGACGGTGGTTACGTCATCGTAGGCTACACCACTTCCTTCGGTGCAGGCGGTGCTGATGTCTACCTCATCAAGACCGATGCTGAAGGCGATACGCTCTGGACCAGAACCTATGGGGGGACAAGAGACGACTGGGGTAACTGCGTGCAGCAAACGTCGGATGGCGGCTACATCGTCGCGGGCTGGACCGCGTCGTTTGGCGCAGGCAACAGAGATGTCTATCTTGTCAAGACCAACGCATCTGGCGACACGCTATGGACCAGAACCTATGGGGGGGTAAACGAGGACGAGGGCAACTCCGTACGACAGACTGCAGATGGAGGGTATGTCGTCGCAGGCCATACCTATTCCTTCGGCGCGGAACACGGTGATGTTTACATCATCAAGACCGATGCTCAAGGCGACACACTCTGGAGCAGGATATATGGAGGATCCAGCTACGATGAGGGCAACTCAGTCCAACAGACTACCGATGGCGGTTACATCGCCGCGGGCTATACATATTCCTTTGGCGGCGGGACGCCGACCACCTGCAACGTCTACCTTGTCAGGACCAATGCCTCGGGCGACACGCTCTGGACCAACACCTATGGAGACTCGCTTGACGATCGCGGCAGCTCAGTCCAGCAGACTGCCGACAGCGGTTACATCATCACAGGCTTTACGTGCTCCTTCGGGGCAGGCGGTGGCGATGTCTATCTCATCAAGACCAACGCTCAAGGCGACACGCTCTGGACCAGAACCTATGGCGGGAGAAACGAAGATGAGGGCTACTCGGTGCGACAGACTGCCGATAGCGGCTACATCATTACGGGCTTTACGAGCTCCTTCGGGGCAGGCAGCGGCGACGTCTATCTCATCAAGACCAACGCTCAAGGCGACACGCTCTGGACCAGAACCTATGGCGGGGCAAATGACGACGAAGGCTACTCGGTCCAACAGACTGCCGACAGCGGCTACATCATCACGGGCTGTACCTATTCCTTCGGTGCAGGAGGCGGTGACGTCTATCTCATCAAGACCGACGCCAATGGCAACGTTGGTATTGAAGAACCCTCGACTCCGCGTCCTGCAGGGCCGACTCGCTTCCTGGTTCAGCCCAATCCCTTCTCGTCGTTTGCCCGCGTACCCGGACATGAAACCGAACTCTTTGCTCTTTCGGATGTCGCCGGCCGGCAAGTCGCTGTCTGCAAGGGCGACAGAGTCGGCGAAGGACTTCGGCCTGGAGTTTACTTCTTGTCGCCGGTCGGCTCCAGGACCGGTAGAGCCTTCGTTCAGACTATCATCAAAGCAGCTTTCTGAACGATGGTCTGCCGGAACCAAGGCGCAGACATCAAGTCGCGAAATGTGACCCGGAAAGTCCACGCTCACGGCTTGGTCATTCTGCTGTCAGCTATCTGTCTTGCCTCAGGTGCCGACAAGGGTGTTTCCGTCCGACAGGCCCAGCACGGCAGCGAGTCGGGATGGTCCGCCAAGGCGTCGGGCACGCCCTCTCCAGAATACCCGGACACGATCGTCGCGACGATACCATGCGGTGGAGTACCCGAGAATGCAAGAGCGACCCTCGACGGCAAGCTCGTGTACATCCTAGACGGCACGTCCGACTCGGTAACCGTGGTGAGGACATGGGACAACTCAATTGCGGCGACGTTCCATCTTGCCGGTCGTCCGAGCTTTGCGATTCCATCCCCGGACGGGCAGTACATGTTCATCAGCAGCTCTCAAAGCCGCCATACGGTCTCCAAGGTCCGCATTTCGGACGACACGATCGTGGGTCAGATAAGACTGCTTCCTGACCCACACGACATGACGTTCGTCCAGAACGGTGAGTACTTATACGTGAGCATCTTCCGGTCGCATCATAACCAAGTTGCCGTGTTGCGGACATCCGACTGCTCTCTGGTCGGCTATATTACTGTGGGCGCTGACCCATCGGGGATTGTCGCGACTGCTGACGGGCAACACTGTTACGTGGCATGCGCGTTCTCGGACTCCGTATACGTCCTGCGGACCTCCGACAACACGATTGAGGCGATGATCCCTACGCACGACCGGCCGGTCGACGTCGCCTTGTCCCCGGCCGGAGATCTGCTGTACGTCGCTTGTGAGGTCGGCGATTGCGTGGACGTCATTCGCACTTCAGACAGGCAGATGGTGACCTCGATCCCGGTTTCGAGCGGTCCAGACGGACTGGCGCTTTCCCCGAATGGCGAGTACCTGTACGCATCGGCATTCTGGATGAATTGCCTGTCCATAATCAAAACTTCGGACTACAGCATTGTGAAGGAACTGTGGGACTGGAATGGCCCCAGGCGCGGGGCCTTCCTGCCTGACGGGTCGATGCTGTACGTCCCTACTGCGAACGAAGGCTGCGTCAAGGTCGTCGGCAACAGCGACGTCGGCCCGACAGCGATTCTGTCGCCTGCCGGGACTCGTGAATCCGCCAGCGTGTGCGTGCCGCGTGCGGTCGTTCGTGGCTTGGGTCTGACCTCTACGGTCTTCCCGGTGACGATGAACATCGGTTCGGACTATTCGCAGACAATACAGGAGACATTGGCGGCGCGTGAGGACACGGTCGTTTTCCCTCCTTGGACTGCCAGACTAACTGGAACGCTCCCGGTCATGTGCTTCACGTCGCTTGGCGGGGACGAGAACACGACCAATGATACCATCGGTGGCTTGGTTCAAGTGGTCCCCCCGCCGAGGCACGATGTCGGTGCTGTTGCGATTCTCGCGCCGCCTGGCTTGTTGCGCGCCGGGGACACCGTGATGCCGAAGGTAAGAATCAAGAACTTCGGAAACACTGCGGAGCGACTCTTCGGCGTCCAGTTCCGCATCAGTACCGGCTACAACCAGACGGTGACTGTAACGCAGGCACTATCACCTGACTCCACCATGGACCTGACATACTCAGAATGGATAGCGCCGCCGGGCCAATGGGCGGTAAGTTGCTCGACGATGCTTGGGAATGACATGAATCGTGCCAACGACAAGGTCAGTTCCTCGGTACAGACGTACGCACAGTCGTTACAGATTGGGCCGGACCAGTCGGACCAGCTCCAGGCGGGCCAAGACAAGACCTATCGATTCTATGCTCTGGTTCAGGGAGACACTGGCGGGGTCGTAGAACTGAAAATGGGGACAGTCCCACTGAGCGCGGGGACGCGCGGTACAGTCCCCATTTTCACGTCTGAGCCGCCGGGCTGGAGCCTCAGGCTCTGCAACGCGACCGGCGCGAAGGACCTGACGGATACGGATGGTGACGGAATACCCGACCTTGGTTACGTAGCGCCGGGCGAGACAAGCTGGTTCTCGCTCGACGTCACGGCGTCTGCTGGTTTGATTGGCGATACGGCGTCGCTTGCTCAACGGACGTTCCTGATAGCCGGGCACTTGGGCAATGACACGCTGGTAGCTGACACTGCCGTCTTGAACCTGACCCTCATGCCGGGCTTCTCCATCCACAACTTCCCGAACCCATTCAGCACGAGCACCTCATTTGTCATCGGCCTGCCCGAGGCCGGCAAAGTAAGCCTCACCATCTACACCCGTGCCGGGGAAAGAGTGCGTAGAATGGTGACCAGTGACCAATCACCAATGACCGCCGGAGTCCACATCTTGCCTTGGGATGGAACCAATGACAATGGCCGACGTGCCGCGCCGGGCACCTACGAGTACGTGCTCGACTACGTGCACGGTGACAAAACCGACCGTATCCACAAGAGACTGGTGGTGTCAGGACAATGAACGGACGTGAGACTAACCGCAGATTACGCAGATTTCGCAGATGTTCTCGAAATCGGAACCGAATCTGCGGGAATCTGTGGAATCTGTGGATGTCCGCTCCGACTCCATGTTGACAAATCCCGGGACAGTTCTATCATTGATCAAGGAGGCGCGATGAAGAGAATCGCACTGTTAGTCTTCGTCGTAGCGGTTACATCCATTTGCTCCGGCCAATGGCTGGAGCGCCAGGTAGTGATTGGCGACACCTTCGGCGGCATCAGTCTTGTCGACGGGGGTGGGGTCGTCGTGAATCCCATCTCCGGCAGCGTCTACATCGAATCGAACCCCGTACAGATCTTCAACCCTGTCACCATGCAGAAGCTGCGCAATCCCGGCACGTCGGGAAGGGTCATCTTCTGTCCGCCAGGCGGCAAGGGATACGTGGTCAGCGATTCGCTCGTCATCCTCGGCGCTGTAAAAGACGAAGTCATCGGCACGGCCCTGCTGCCGTTCGCGCCGGACCTATACGTCTACAGCCGGACATCGAATCGGCTCTATTTCGGGTCCTATGGCGACCCGGACCTGGTCGTGTTTGACCCGGACGGTGACTCCATACAAACGACGGTTACCGTCGGGTTCGATTGTCAGGCGCTGCTCTGGGACACGACCCGGAACCGTGTGTACATCGGTGGCTCCACCGACACGACCGCGGAACTGGGAATCCTGGACTGCTCCGGCGACACGATGCTGCCGGGCATCGAGACCGGCCTGATGGAAGTCAAGCCTCTCGCCCTCAGCACCGTCTCACACAAAATCTACTGCTGGGGAGTCGACAGCAATGACGTAAGCCGGTACTTCGTTGTCAGCACGGATTCGCTGAAGGTTGTCGACACCCTGCCCGCGTTGTCGGGCACAGACGTCATCGCCTACAGCCCGACAACCGACCGGCTCTACGCGGCCAACTACGGCGATACGGAAATCTGCATAGTTGACTGCCGCAGCGATGCGATACTGGCGACACGCGACGTCGGCATGAGGGTGTCCGTCATGACTGCGAGCAGCCTCACCGGAAAGCTGTACGTTGCGAGCTATGATTCATCACTGATTCTGGTGATGGACACGACCGACGCGGTCATCGGCTCCGTACTGCCCCCATCGGCGCGCACCGACGCCGTCACCGCCCTTACGTTCCGGCCCGACCGGAACCGGCTCTACGGCGTGACCGGAGGCAGCGTTGTTTTCACCATCGATGCCGGAGCCGACACTGTCCTGGATTCTACAAACTACGCGACCGTCACGGCCACCAAGATGATTCACAACCCCGCCGGCAACAAGCTCTACGCGTTCTGTCCCGGCATCGCCGACGTTCTGGTTTTCGACACCACGTTCGGGACGCCGAAGCACATTCGCGGCGGAGTCACCAGCAGCAATGCATTGCCGGTGCTGAACCCGGCACTGAACCGCATCTACGTTGCCGACGCCAACTACCTGCGGGTCATAGACTGCAACTCCGATAGCCTGCTCGGGAGCAAACCCACGCACGGAATCAGCCACCCGCTGCCGGTCATGGTTCCGTACCTCAACAAACTCTACGTCTTCCCGGGTACGAGCAGCAGCCTCGACCCAGTGTTCGCTTATGATGTTCTCAAGGACACGGTTACCTCTGTCTTCGCCTTGTCGAATGATGTGCCATGCGCGGTTTACGACCAGCGCTCCAACCGTATCTTCCTGGCATGCCAGGCTGCGCCGACCATCCGTGTGTTAGACCCGGCAACCGACTCGGTGGTCAAGACACTCGACCTCGGCGGCGGCTCCAATCACGGGAGGATGGCGCTCAACCCCGACCTCGGCCGTCTCTATTACACCGACCAGGGGTTGGACCGCGTGTACACGATTGACGTGCTGGGCGACTCGGTCATCGCTTCCCAGGGCCTCCCATGGAACATCGATACCATGTTCCTTGACCGGCGGCTCGGCAAGCTGTTCC contains:
- a CDS encoding FlgD immunoglobulin-like domain containing protein, whose amino-acid sequence is MVILLSAICLASGADKGVSVRQAQHGSESGWSAKASGTPSPEYPDTIVATIPCGGVPENARATLDGKLVYILDGTSDSVTVVRTWDNSIAATFHLAGRPSFAIPSPDGQYMFISSSQSRHTVSKVRISDDTIVGQIRLLPDPHDMTFVQNGEYLYVSIFRSHHNQVAVLRTSDCSLVGYITVGADPSGIVATADGQHCYVACAFSDSVYVLRTSDNTIEAMIPTHDRPVDVALSPAGDLLYVACEVGDCVDVIRTSDRQMVTSIPVSSGPDGLALSPNGEYLYASAFWMNCLSIIKTSDYSIVKELWDWNGPRRGAFLPDGSMLYVPTANEGCVKVVGNSDVGPTAILSPAGTRESASVCVPRAVVRGLGLTSTVFPVTMNIGSDYSQTIQETLAAREDTVVFPPWTARLTGTLPVMCFTSLGGDENTTNDTIGGLVQVVPPPRHDVGAVAILAPPGLLRAGDTVMPKVRIKNFGNTAERLFGVQFRISTGYNQTVTVTQALSPDSTMDLTYSEWIAPPGQWAVSCSTMLGNDMNRANDKVSSSVQTYAQSLQIGPDQSDQLQAGQDKTYRFYALVQGDTGGVVELKMGTVPLSAGTRGTVPIFTSEPPGWSLRLCNATGAKDLTDTDGDGIPDLGYVAPGETSWFSLDVTASAGLIGDTASLAQRTFLIAGHLGNDTLVADTAVLNLTLMPGFSIHNFPNPFSTSTSFVIGLPEAGKVSLTIYTRAGERVRRMVTSDQSPMTAGVHILPWDGTNDNGRRAAPGTYEYVLDYVHGDKTDRIHKRLVVSGQ
- a CDS encoding OmpA family protein, with amino-acid sequence TAQYPSNWELSQARADAVRQYLITKWGIAPERLTAHGYGDTQPIAPNTTEEGMAKNRRTEFRITGQQ
- a CDS encoding T9SS type A sorting domain-containing protein, translating into MKRIALLVFVVAVTSICSGQWLERQVVIGDTFGGISLVDGGGVVVNPISGSVYIESNPVQIFNPVTMQKLRNPGTSGRVIFCPPGGKGYVVSDSLVILGAVKDEVIGTALLPFAPDLYVYSRTSNRLYFGSYGDPDLVVFDPDGDSIQTTVTVGFDCQALLWDTTRNRVYIGGSTDTTAELGILDCSGDTMLPGIETGLMEVKPLALSTVSHKIYCWGVDSNDVSRYFVVSTDSLKVVDTLPALSGTDVIAYSPTTDRLYAANYGDTEICIVDCRSDAILATRDVGMRVSVMTASSLTGKLYVASYDSSLILVMDTTDAVIGSVLPPSARTDAVTALTFRPDRNRLYGVTGGSVVFTIDAGADTVLDSTNYATVTATKMIHNPAGNKLYAFCPGIADVLVFDTTFGTPKHIRGGVTSSNALPVLNPALNRIYVADANYLRVIDCNSDSLLGSKPTHGISHPLPVMVPYLNKLYVFPGTSSSLDPVFAYDVLKDTVTSVFALSNDVPCAVYDQRSNRIFLACQAAPTIRVLDPATDSVVKTLDLGGGSNHGRMALNPDLGRLYYTDQGLDRVYTIDVLGDSVIASQGLPWNIDTMFLDRRLGKLFLCSRTSGSVLVFDCGQGAIVDTLAAAFRYAGLMNDRNDKLYLRYGAVVDCRYDSVVTLLPPGSQTPRSMAWDAIDNRVFQAPISRIYVYRDNLNGIEDAKPASLRPALAVLGNPVRNAVGLRLQIPRGQTGSLTLCDVAGRLVRSFSVARTGMLNLDLRSMSAGVYFVRLEMGASETTTKIIVQH